GCGGTAGAACTCGCCTTGCTGGCGGCGTTGATACGTTGCCAGGACAGGGTTGTCGCCGGCCAGGTACAACAACAGTTGCAAACATGGCTTGAGCCGTTTGCCGCTTGCTGTCGCCAGCACGACCCGCACGGATTTTACGGTGCCGTCGCCACGCTGCTGCAAGCCACACCAGGCCTTGCCTTGAGTCATCCCACCGTCCCTCTATCCCGCCAAGAACGGAGTTTCCATGTCGAATGAAACCGAAAACGCAGACCTGTCACGCCGCAAGTTCATCAAGGGCGCAATGGCCATGGGGGCGCTGGGCTCTATGGGGGCAGGATTGCTGAGTGCGGGGGCGCGTGCGGCAGGCGTACCGGACGGCAAAATCATGACCGGCTCTCACTGGGGCGCTTTTCATGCGAATGTGAAAAACGGCCGGGTTGTCGGGCTTGAACCATGGTCCGGTGATCCACATCCATCTCACCAGCTGCCAGGGGTGATGGACGTCGTTTATTCCCCCACACGTATCCGCTACCCGATGGTGCGACGCAGCTGGCTGGAACACGGCCCGGGCGCCGATACCGCCGGGCGTGGCGCCGGTGATTTTGTCCGTGTCAGCTGGGACAAAGCGCTGGACCTTGTTGCGCAAGAACTCAAACGTGTGCGTGACCAGCACGGTCCCCGTGCCATTTTTGCTGGTTCTTATGGCTGGAAAAGCCCTGGCAAGCTGCATAACTGCCAGACGCTGCTGGCGCGCGCCATGATGGCCAACGGGGGCTTTGTCAGCCGCAGCGGTGATTATTCAACCGGCGCGGCGCAGGTCATCCTGCCTTATGTCGTGGGCTCGATCGACGTGTATGAACAGCCGACAGCCTGGCCTGTGGTGGTGGAACACACGGAGCTGATGGTGTTCTGGGGGGCAGACCCGGTGGTGACCAACCAGATTGGCTGGCAAGTGCCAGATCACGGTGCGTATCCGGCCATGGAGTCGCTCAGGAAGAAAGGCACCAAAGTCATCTGCATTGACCCGGTACGCACCGAAACCTGCCAGTTCTTCGGGGCTGAGTGGCTGGCACCGCGCCCGCAGACCGATGTCGCGCTGATGCTGGGCATTGCCCACACCTTATATGCAGAGAATTTGCACGACAAGGCGTTCCTGGCGCGTTACTGCACCGGGTTTGACCGCTTTGTGCCGTATCTGACGGGCAAGAACGATGGCGTGGTCAAAGATGCCCAATGGGCATCCGGCATTTGCGGTTTGCCGGCGCAAACCATTCAGGATCTTGCGCGGCGTTTTGCTGGCCATCGCACCATGCTGGCTGCGGGCTGGTCCATCCAGCGTCAGCATCATGGCGAGCAGGCCCACTGGATGCTGGTCACACTGGCCGCCATGCTCGGGCAGATCGGCACGCCAGGCGGGGGTTATGGTTTCACCTATCACTATGCCAACGGCGGCAGCCCCACAGCCACCAGCCCGGTGCTGCCGGGGATCACCGCCGGCGCCAAACCGCCAGCAGGGGCGGCCTGGCTGGATGCGGGCGGATCAGAGTCCATTCCCGTTTCGCGCATTGTAGAGATGCTGGAAAATCCAGGCGGAAGTTACGATTTCAACGGCAAGCGGGAAACCTGGCCGGATATCAAGCTGGCGTACTGGGTAGGGGGCAATCCATTTGCCCATCATCAGGATCGCAACCGCATGCGCAAGGCATGGCGCAAGCTCGATACCTTTATCGTGCATGAGTTGCAATGGACCGCCACTGCGCGCCATGCGGACATCATCCTGCCGTGTACCAGTACCTTTGAACGCAACGATATCGAGGGCATTGGCGATTATTCCATGAGCCACATCCTGGCCATGCGCAAGGCCATCGATCCGGTATTCGAAGCCCGCAACGACTACGATATTTTTACCGATATCTGCCAGCGCATGGGCACGCGTGAAGCGTTTACCGAAGGCCGGGATGAAATGGCCTGGATTCGTTCTTTTTACGAGGCGGCACGGGTACAGGCGCGGGGCAAACGCATGGAAATGCCGGTATTTGATGTGTTCTGGAACAGCCACAAACCGCTCGGCTTTCCGGTCAGCGAGGAGGCCAAAGGCTACATCCGGCACAAGGCGTTTCGCGACGATCCGCTGCTTAATGCACTGGGGACCGCTTCTGGCCGGATCGAGATTTACTCCAGCACTATCGAGCGCATGCACTATGACGATTGCCCGCCGCACCCGACCTGGATGGAACCGGTGGAACGGTTGGGTGGCGCGGGGCGCTATCCGCTGCACATTGTCAGCAGCCATCCCAGAGCCCGTTTGCATTCCCAATTGTGCGGCACGGTGCTACGCAAGAACTACGCCATTCAGGAACGCGAGCCGTGCTTGATGAACCCGCAAGATGCGCAGGCGCGCGGCATCTCAAACGGCGACGTCATCCGGGTGTTCAATGATCGCGGGCAGATTCTGGTGGGTGTGCGGCTGACCGACGATATCCGCCCAGGGGCGATCCGTATTTGCGAAGGCGGCTGGTATGACCCCGCAGACCCGCGCCAGCCGGGCAGCTTGTGTCGTTATGGTGACGTCAACAATCTGACTGTAGGGATTGGCACGTCAAAACTGGCGCAGGGCAACTGTGGGCACACGGGGATGGCGCAGGCAGAAAAATACAAGGGTGCACTGCCGCCGCTGAGTGTCTTTACGCCGCCGCAAGGCGCAGCCACATAGCCACGGTCCTGGCTTGACCAGCCCCGAACAGCGCAGGCGGTTCGGGGCTTTTTGTTTGTGGCTGTGGCCGTCTCAGCCCACGCTGG
The Silvimonas iriomotensis genome window above contains:
- the torA gene encoding trimethylamine-N-oxide reductase TorA; protein product: MSNETENADLSRRKFIKGAMAMGALGSMGAGLLSAGARAAGVPDGKIMTGSHWGAFHANVKNGRVVGLEPWSGDPHPSHQLPGVMDVVYSPTRIRYPMVRRSWLEHGPGADTAGRGAGDFVRVSWDKALDLVAQELKRVRDQHGPRAIFAGSYGWKSPGKLHNCQTLLARAMMANGGFVSRSGDYSTGAAQVILPYVVGSIDVYEQPTAWPVVVEHTELMVFWGADPVVTNQIGWQVPDHGAYPAMESLRKKGTKVICIDPVRTETCQFFGAEWLAPRPQTDVALMLGIAHTLYAENLHDKAFLARYCTGFDRFVPYLTGKNDGVVKDAQWASGICGLPAQTIQDLARRFAGHRTMLAAGWSIQRQHHGEQAHWMLVTLAAMLGQIGTPGGGYGFTYHYANGGSPTATSPVLPGITAGAKPPAGAAWLDAGGSESIPVSRIVEMLENPGGSYDFNGKRETWPDIKLAYWVGGNPFAHHQDRNRMRKAWRKLDTFIVHELQWTATARHADIILPCTSTFERNDIEGIGDYSMSHILAMRKAIDPVFEARNDYDIFTDICQRMGTREAFTEGRDEMAWIRSFYEAARVQARGKRMEMPVFDVFWNSHKPLGFPVSEEAKGYIRHKAFRDDPLLNALGTASGRIEIYSSTIERMHYDDCPPHPTWMEPVERLGGAGRYPLHIVSSHPRARLHSQLCGTVLRKNYAIQEREPCLMNPQDAQARGISNGDVIRVFNDRGQILVGVRLTDDIRPGAIRICEGGWYDPADPRQPGSLCRYGDVNNLTVGIGTSKLAQGNCGHTGMAQAEKYKGALPPLSVFTPPQGAAT